Proteins encoded by one window of Streptomyces clavuligerus:
- a CDS encoding phosphocholine-specific phospholipase C — translation MADVNRRRFLQIAGATAGHAALSSSVERAAALPANRRHGTIEDVEHIVVLMQENRSFDHYFGALRGVRGFGDPRPYILDSGMSVWHQSDGAREVLPYRPDLDDLGMQFLAGLRHYWSDGHAAWNNGKYDRWLPAKSAGTMAHLTRDDIPFHYALADAFTVCDAYHCSFIGATDPNRYYMWTGHTGNDGAGGGPVLGNEEVGYDWTTYPERLERAGISWKIYQDIGDGLDAAGRWGWIRDAYRGNYGDNSLLYFNRYRDARPGDPLHDKARTGTDARRGEGYFDRLRADVVGGTLPQISWITAPEAFSEHPNWPTNYGAWYIARVLDALTADPAVWARTALFLTYDENDGYFDHVPPPFPPASAAQGRSGVDSSLDHFPGNGAYGAGPYGLGPRVPTLVVSPWSTGGYVCSETFDHTSLIRFMEARFGVAEPQISPWRRAVCGDLTSAFDFSLRKPRPVGLPATDAYEPPDGERHPDVVPVPPADPRMPVQERGSRPARPLPYAPLVDGASVPETGRFTLTFSGGPRAGACFLVTSANRGDGPWTYTTPAGGRLSDTWNSVHSQGVYDLTVYGPNGFLRTFRGQNTAPGPEVTARHAAKRGVELTMTNPTDTTCRLTLTNAYGGGRRTFTVRPGGQLRHTVELRGRRRWYDLTVVSSDDSRFLRRFAGHLENGTPGVSDPATVTG, via the coding sequence ATGGCTGATGTCAACCGCCGCCGGTTCCTCCAGATCGCGGGTGCGACCGCGGGCCACGCGGCGCTCTCCAGCAGCGTCGAACGCGCCGCGGCCCTCCCGGCGAACCGCCGGCACGGCACCATCGAGGACGTCGAGCACATCGTCGTCCTGATGCAGGAGAACCGCTCCTTCGACCATTATTTCGGGGCACTCCGGGGCGTACGGGGCTTCGGTGATCCCCGGCCGTACATCCTGGACTCCGGCATGTCCGTCTGGCACCAGTCGGACGGCGCGCGGGAGGTGCTGCCGTACCGTCCGGACCTCGACGACCTCGGGATGCAGTTCCTCGCCGGTCTCCGCCATTACTGGTCCGACGGCCACGCGGCCTGGAACAACGGGAAGTACGACCGCTGGCTCCCGGCGAAGTCGGCGGGGACGATGGCCCATCTGACCCGCGACGACATCCCGTTCCACTACGCCCTCGCGGACGCGTTCACCGTGTGCGACGCGTACCACTGCTCGTTCATCGGCGCGACCGACCCCAACCGCTACTACATGTGGACGGGGCACACCGGCAACGACGGCGCGGGCGGCGGCCCGGTGCTCGGCAACGAGGAGGTCGGGTACGACTGGACGACATACCCCGAGCGGCTGGAGCGGGCCGGGATCTCCTGGAAGATCTACCAGGACATCGGGGACGGTCTGGACGCGGCCGGGCGCTGGGGCTGGATCCGGGACGCCTACCGGGGCAACTACGGCGACAACTCGCTGCTGTACTTCAACCGCTACCGCGACGCCCGCCCCGGCGACCCCCTCCACGACAAGGCCCGCACCGGCACGGACGCGCGCCGCGGCGAGGGCTACTTCGACCGGCTCCGGGCCGATGTCGTGGGCGGCACCCTGCCGCAGATCTCCTGGATCACGGCGCCGGAGGCGTTCTCCGAGCATCCGAACTGGCCCACGAACTACGGCGCCTGGTACATCGCGCGGGTGCTGGACGCGCTCACCGCCGACCCCGCGGTCTGGGCCAGAACGGCGCTGTTCCTCACCTACGACGAGAACGACGGGTACTTCGACCACGTACCGCCGCCCTTCCCCCCGGCCTCCGCCGCGCAGGGGCGCTCGGGTGTGGACAGCTCGCTCGACCACTTCCCGGGCAACGGCGCGTACGGCGCGGGCCCCTACGGGCTGGGGCCGCGCGTGCCCACGCTGGTGGTCTCGCCGTGGAGCACCGGCGGATATGTCTGCTCGGAGACCTTCGACCACACCTCGCTGATCCGTTTCATGGAGGCGCGGTTCGGGGTGGCCGAGCCACAGATCTCACCCTGGCGGCGGGCCGTCTGCGGCGATCTGACCTCGGCGTTCGACTTCTCCCTGCGCAAGCCGCGGCCGGTGGGACTGCCCGCGACCGACGCCTATGAGCCGCCGGACGGCGAGCGGCACCCCGATGTCGTTCCGGTGCCGCCCGCGGACCCCCGGATGCCGGTGCAGGAACGGGGTTCCCGCCCGGCCCGTCCGCTGCCGTACGCGCCGCTGGTGGACGGGGCCTCCGTACCGGAGACGGGCCGCTTCACGCTGACCTTCAGCGGCGGACCGCGGGCCGGGGCCTGCTTCCTGGTGACCTCCGCGAACCGCGGCGACGGCCCATGGACCTATACGACCCCCGCCGGGGGCCGGCTGTCCGACACCTGGAACTCGGTCCACTCACAGGGCGTCTACGACCTCACCGTGTACGGGCCCAACGGCTTCCTGCGCACCTTCCGGGGGCAGAACACCGCACCCGGCCCCGAGGTGACCGCCCGTCACGCGGCGAAGCGGGGGGTCGAGCTGACCATGACCAACCCCACCGACACCACCTGTCGGCTGACGCTCACCAACGCGTACGGCGGCGGCAGGCGCACGTTCACGGTACGGCCGGGCGGGCAGCTCCGGCACACGGTGGAGCTGCGGGGGCGCAGGCGCTGGTACGACCTGACGGTGGTCTCCAGCGACGACAGCCGTTTTCTGCGGCGCTTCGCCGGTCATCTGGAGAACGGCACGCCGGGGGTGAGCGACCCCGCGACCGTCACCGGCTGA
- a CDS encoding helix-turn-helix transcriptional regulator — protein sequence MSQNGRPYPRDRGPGAAIIVGAFTLPEGVWQPTRRHPRHLLARVPGGLLAVRTGAGAWLLPPSTALWIPAGVPHATAVLTTPAAPSAPAAPPAPTAVAAARISGPVVDLAADPLTTTGPGTWRDPTAVRVEPLLSALIDHLGRPGLTPDARRRAEEVVLDVLVPLPVISVAAAEPQDPRARAVARALAGDPRDNRGLPAWGSQVGASARTLARLFIAETGLTFGQWRERLRMQAAMPLLASELPIEAVARRVGYGSASSFVAAFHRIVGLTPRQYFP from the coding sequence ATGTCGCAGAACGGCCGTCCGTACCCGCGCGACCGCGGCCCGGGGGCGGCGATCATCGTCGGCGCGTTCACCCTGCCCGAGGGCGTCTGGCAGCCCACGCGCCGCCATCCGCGCCACCTCCTGGCCCGGGTGCCCGGTGGGCTGCTCGCCGTCAGGACGGGAGCGGGGGCGTGGCTGCTGCCCCCGTCGACCGCGCTGTGGATTCCCGCCGGGGTCCCGCACGCGACCGCCGTCCTGACGACACCGGCAGCACCATCAGCACCGGCAGCACCGCCCGCGCCCACGGCGGTGGCGGCGGCCCGGATATCCGGGCCCGTCGTCGACCTCGCCGCCGACCCGCTGACGACCACCGGTCCGGGCACCTGGCGCGACCCCACGGCGGTACGGGTGGAGCCCCTGCTCAGCGCGCTGATCGACCATCTGGGGCGGCCCGGCCTCACCCCGGACGCGCGCCGCCGGGCCGAGGAGGTGGTCCTGGACGTCCTGGTTCCGCTGCCGGTCATCTCCGTCGCGGCGGCAGAGCCGCAGGACCCCCGGGCACGGGCGGTGGCCCGGGCCCTCGCGGGCGACCCCCGGGACAACCGGGGGCTGCCCGCCTGGGGCAGCCAGGTCGGCGCGAGCGCCCGTACCCTCGCCCGGCTGTTCATCGCCGAGACCGGGCTGACTTTCGGCCAATGGCGGGAGCGGCTGCGGATGCAGGCGGCGATGCCCCTGCTGGCGAGCGAGCTGCCGATCGAGGCCGTGGCCCGCCGGGTGGGCTACGGCTCGGCCAGCTCCTTCGTGGCCGCGTTCCACCGGATCGTCGGTCTGACACCGCGCCAGTACTTCCCCTGA
- a CDS encoding PHP domain-containing protein → MEPVAALDRIAFLLERSLAEPYRVRAFRTASAALAALSADELDERAASGALERIKGVGPKTAAVVREALAGQVPEYLRRLEQEAAESGPHPGAGQALRALLRGDCHLHSDWSDGGSPIEEMGRTAIALGHEWAVLTDHSPRLTVARGLTAKRLREQLDAVARLNRGWAPFRLLTGIECDILPDGSLDQEPELLDRLDVVVASVHSELRMEAAAMTRRMVAAVANPLVDILGHCTGRLLIGRRTSGRGRSRTAGPRPESRFDAERVFAACAAHGTAVEINSRPERLDPPMRLLRAAVDAGVHIAVDTDAHAPGQLDWQLLGCDRAERAGVPPERVVNTWSADDLLAWTRAPGPGTAP, encoded by the coding sequence ATGGAGCCGGTGGCGGCACTGGACCGGATCGCCTTCCTGCTGGAGCGCTCCCTCGCGGAGCCCTACCGGGTACGGGCCTTCCGCACCGCGTCCGCCGCGCTCGCCGCGCTGTCCGCCGACGAGTTGGACGAGCGTGCCGCCTCCGGTGCGCTGGAGCGGATCAAGGGGGTCGGCCCGAAGACCGCGGCGGTGGTGCGGGAAGCGCTCGCCGGGCAGGTGCCGGAGTATCTGCGCCGGCTGGAGCAGGAGGCGGCGGAGTCCGGTCCGCACCCCGGGGCCGGGCAGGCGCTGCGGGCGCTGCTGCGCGGCGACTGCCATCTCCACTCGGACTGGTCGGACGGGGGCAGCCCGATCGAGGAGATGGGCCGGACGGCGATCGCCCTGGGGCACGAGTGGGCGGTGCTCACGGACCACTCGCCGCGGCTGACGGTGGCCCGGGGGCTGACGGCGAAACGGCTGCGGGAGCAGCTCGACGCGGTCGCGCGGCTCAACCGGGGGTGGGCGCCGTTCCGGCTGCTGACCGGCATCGAGTGCGACATCCTGCCGGACGGTTCGCTCGACCAGGAGCCGGAGTTGCTGGACCGGCTGGACGTGGTGGTCGCGTCGGTCCACTCCGAACTGCGGATGGAGGCGGCGGCGATGACCCGCCGGATGGTGGCGGCGGTCGCCAATCCGCTGGTCGACATCCTCGGCCACTGCACCGGTCGGCTGCTGATCGGGCGGCGGACGTCCGGCCGGGGGCGGTCCCGGACCGCCGGGCCGCGCCCGGAGTCGCGGTTCGACGCGGAGCGCGTCTTCGCGGCGTGTGCCGCGCACGGCACGGCGGTGGAGATCAACAGCAGGCCCGAGCGCCTGGACCCGCCGATGCGGCTGCTGCGGGCCGCTGTCGACGCGGGTGTCCACATCGCCGTCGACACCGACGCGCACGCGCCCGGGCAGCTCGACTGGCAGCTCCTCGGCTGCGACCGCGCGGAACGCGCCGGGGTGCCGCCGGAACGGGTCGTCAACACCTGGAGCGCGGACGACCTGCTCGCCTGGACCCGCGCCCCGGGCCCGGGCACCGCCCCCTGA
- a CDS encoding FUSC family protein — translation MPDARRRQAVRSTAWLIRRYAREPAVVQTLRATAAATLAYAAALWLSEEPAPLTAPLTALLVVQVTLYSTLTTSVRRVNAVVAGVLIASAFSLWVGLSWWSLGLIILASLTVGYLVRVGEFVPEVAISAMLVLGVTRVADTAWDRVLETLIGAAVGLLFNVLLPPVWVGDAEESIDELSRRMRRLLLDMGEGLSAPASVTRSAVRLHEARRLDNDIAQVDASLQQAEDSLRLNPRVREALLNRVVLRTGLDTLEICAVVLRVMARTLTDLATAREGGRLFPDEVSRALDELFARTSDALVSFAVLVTSEVSESAREAEQRLAEGLAAAAAARERAAGLLLARVHRDPRHWQLEGALLAEADRVLAELDPEHRSRRLLEELDRGVREQREKHPHLDGLRQWARSRRRVPHGRRARARDR, via the coding sequence GTGCCCGATGCGCGACGGCGGCAGGCCGTACGCTCGACGGCCTGGTTGATCAGGCGGTACGCCCGCGAGCCCGCCGTCGTCCAGACACTGCGCGCGACCGCCGCCGCGACCCTCGCCTATGCCGCCGCCCTCTGGCTGAGCGAGGAACCCGCCCCGCTCACCGCGCCCCTGACCGCCCTGCTCGTCGTCCAGGTGACGCTCTACTCCACCCTCACCACCAGCGTGCGACGGGTGAACGCGGTGGTCGCGGGCGTGCTCATCGCCAGCGCGTTCAGCCTCTGGGTGGGCCTGTCCTGGTGGAGCCTCGGGCTGATCATCCTGGCCTCGCTGACCGTGGGCTATCTGGTGCGGGTGGGTGAGTTCGTCCCCGAGGTCGCGATCAGCGCCATGCTCGTCCTCGGTGTCACCCGGGTGGCGGACACCGCCTGGGACCGGGTCCTGGAGACCCTGATCGGCGCGGCGGTGGGGCTGCTCTTCAATGTGCTGCTGCCGCCGGTGTGGGTGGGCGACGCGGAGGAATCCATCGACGAGCTGTCCCGGCGGATGCGCCGGCTGCTGCTGGACATGGGCGAGGGTCTGAGCGCCCCCGCCTCCGTGACCAGGTCCGCCGTACGGCTGCACGAGGCCCGCCGCCTCGACAACGACATCGCCCAGGTGGACGCCTCCCTGCAACAGGCCGAGGACAGCCTCCGGCTCAATCCGCGGGTACGGGAGGCGCTGCTCAACCGGGTGGTGCTGCGGACCGGCCTGGACACCCTGGAGATCTGCGCGGTGGTGCTGCGGGTGATGGCCCGTACCCTGACCGATCTCGCCACGGCCCGCGAGGGCGGGCGGCTCTTCCCGGACGAGGTCTCCCGCGCCCTCGACGAGCTGTTCGCCCGGACCTCGGACGCGCTGGTGAGCTTCGCCGTCCTGGTCACCAGCGAGGTCAGCGAGAGCGCGCGGGAGGCGGAACAGCGGCTGGCCGAGGGGCTCGCCGCCGCCGCGGCGGCCCGGGAGCGGGCGGCCGGGCTGCTGCTCGCCCGGGTGCACCGCGATCCGCGCCACTGGCAGTTGGAGGGCGCGCTGCTGGCGGAGGCCGATCGCGTCCTGGCGGAGCTGGACCCGGAGCACCGCAGCCGACGGCTGCTGGAGGAGCTGGACCGGGGCGTCCGCGAGCAGCGGGAGAAGCATCCGCATCTGGACGGTCTGCGCCAGTGGGCGCGGAGCAGGCGGCGCGTGCCGCACGGACGGCGGGCGCGGGCGCGGGACCGCTGA
- a CDS encoding MFS transporter, giving the protein MTRRSSSRPDPVAFSTVTTTIPARLDRLPWSRWHWTVVVGLGAVWILDGLEVTVVGSVASRLAEEGSGLPITVAQVTGTAAALYVAGACLGALFFGRLTDRHGRTGLFLVTLAVYVMSTALSAASVSVWWFFLFRFLAGFGIGGEYAAVNSAIDELIPSRYRGRVDLVVNGSYWIGAMGGALLSVVALDTRLLPRDLGWRLTFAVGVVLGLAVLLVRRRLPESPRWLLIHGREREAERLVDAIERRVERQTGRALSPVAKEITVRQRPGVGFLEIARTLFTVYPRRAVLGFALFIGGAFLYNAITFGFGSILVEFFGVDSGATGYWFAVVAFGNFLGPLLLGPLFDTWGRRPMIAGTYVLSGVLLFLTAWVFGAGLLDATTMTMCWAVVLFFASAGVSSAYLTVSEIFPMETRAMSIAFFYALGTAAGGISGPLVFADLTSSGRVDDAVLAFCVGAALMVLAGLVAAVFAVPAERRSLEDIAAPLSALDPGAPAGPGRSGGRDGSGAPGEAGEGEYGDPGERSGIPGG; this is encoded by the coding sequence ATGACCCGTAGGAGCAGCTCTCGTCCCGATCCTGTCGCCTTCTCCACCGTCACCACCACGATCCCCGCCCGGCTCGACCGTCTCCCCTGGTCACGCTGGCACTGGACCGTCGTCGTCGGGCTGGGGGCCGTCTGGATACTCGACGGTCTGGAGGTCACCGTCGTCGGCAGTGTCGCGAGCCGTCTGGCCGAGGAGGGCAGCGGACTGCCGATCACGGTCGCCCAGGTCACCGGGACCGCCGCCGCCCTCTATGTGGCCGGGGCCTGTCTGGGGGCGCTCTTCTTCGGCAGACTCACCGACCGCCACGGCCGCACCGGGCTCTTCCTCGTCACCCTGGCGGTCTATGTCATGTCCACCGCGCTCAGCGCCGCGTCCGTCTCCGTCTGGTGGTTCTTCCTCTTCCGCTTCCTGGCCGGATTCGGGATCGGCGGCGAGTACGCGGCCGTCAACTCCGCCATCGACGAGCTGATCCCCAGCCGCTACCGGGGCCGGGTCGACCTGGTCGTCAACGGCAGCTACTGGATCGGGGCGATGGGCGGCGCGCTGCTCTCGGTGGTGGCGCTGGACACCCGTCTGCTCCCCCGTGATCTGGGCTGGCGGCTGACCTTCGCCGTCGGTGTGGTGCTGGGCCTGGCCGTTCTGCTGGTGCGCCGCAGGCTGCCGGAGAGCCCGCGCTGGCTGCTGATCCACGGCCGGGAACGGGAGGCGGAGCGGCTGGTGGACGCGATCGAACGGCGGGTGGAGCGGCAGACGGGACGGGCCCTGTCCCCGGTGGCGAAGGAGATCACGGTCCGTCAGCGGCCCGGCGTCGGCTTCCTGGAGATCGCCCGGACGCTCTTCACCGTCTACCCCCGGCGGGCGGTGCTCGGCTTCGCGCTCTTCATCGGCGGCGCCTTCCTCTACAACGCCATCACCTTCGGCTTCGGTTCCATCCTGGTGGAGTTCTTCGGGGTCGACAGCGGCGCCACCGGCTACTGGTTCGCGGTCGTCGCGTTCGGCAACTTCCTCGGTCCGCTGCTGCTCGGTCCGCTGTTCGACACCTGGGGCAGGCGCCCGATGATCGCCGGGACCTATGTCCTCTCCGGGGTGCTGCTCTTCCTCACGGCGTGGGTCTTCGGCGCGGGGCTGCTCGACGCCACCACGATGACCATGTGCTGGGCGGTGGTGCTCTTCTTCGCGTCCGCCGGGGTCAGCTCCGCGTATCTGACCGTGAGCGAGATCTTCCCGATGGAGACCCGGGCGATGTCCATCGCCTTCTTCTACGCCCTCGGCACGGCGGCGGGCGGCATCTCCGGGCCGCTGGTCTTCGCCGACCTCACATCGAGCGGACGGGTGGACGACGCCGTCCTCGCGTTCTGTGTCGGCGCGGCGCTGATGGTGCTCGCGGGGCTGGTCGCCGCGGTCTTCGCGGTCCCCGCCGAACGGCGCTCCCTGGAGGACATCGCGGCCCCGCTCTCGGCGCTGGACCCGGGCGCCCCCGCCGGGCCGGGCCGGTCCGGCGGACGAGACGGCTCCGGGGCGCCCGGGGAGGCCGGTGAGGGGGAGTACGGCGATCCTGGTGAGAGGTCCGGTATCCCCGGGGGCTGA
- a CDS encoding ATP-binding protein — MGAGLRRQGQTRRLGLSGGRGVVARCRDFTARALADWGWAQGGRESTDDVLLIVSELVTNACLHAGGPTELALRHRPGLLRIEVADADPAPPAPRPREVSLPGGHGLVVLDRLSLRWGSEPRGAGKVVWAEVAPPPGRPAPGRPGA; from the coding sequence ATGGGCGCAGGACTCCGACGGCAGGGCCAGACACGACGGCTGGGGCTGTCCGGCGGCCGTGGCGTGGTCGCCCGCTGCCGTGACTTCACCGCCCGGGCCCTCGCCGACTGGGGCTGGGCGCAGGGCGGCCGGGAGAGCACCGACGATGTGCTGCTGATCGTCTCGGAACTGGTCACCAACGCCTGTCTGCACGCGGGCGGCCCCACCGAACTGGCCCTGCGCCACCGCCCCGGGCTGCTGCGGATCGAGGTCGCCGACGCCGACCCCGCGCCCCCGGCGCCCCGGCCCCGGGAGGTCTCGCTCCCCGGCGGCCACGGTCTGGTGGTGCTGGACCGGCTGTCGCTGCGCTGGGGCTCGGAACCCCGGGGCGCGGGCAAGGTGGTGTGGGCGGAGGTGGCCCCGCCGCCGGGCCGCCCCGCCCCGGGCCGGCCGGGAGCCTGA
- a CDS encoding VOC family protein — MNETTGPAAVPGMTPSAEVAGAPCWVSLMARDLTASQDFYGSVLGWDFRPGELGEGFSVALLDGAPVAGIGALARTLQVAVAWTPYFAIADADVAAGRIRERSGTVAVGPLAFTLGRGALAADRDGAVFGIWEGALIPDWQSGHRDAPAWLLLRTRNAFDAAIFYGEVLDWATERPGACDVSYENDEVVLISQGHVLARLSSGARGAAPDPVHRPRWDVHFPVADVDRTVRAAEDHGGTLLGRHTTADGRDEASVSDPDGALFTLISR, encoded by the coding sequence ATGAACGAGACGACCGGTCCGGCCGCGGTGCCGGGCATGACGCCGAGCGCGGAGGTGGCCGGGGCACCGTGCTGGGTCAGCCTCATGGCCCGGGACCTCACCGCGTCGCAGGACTTCTACGGCTCGGTGCTGGGGTGGGACTTCCGTCCGGGCGAGCTGGGCGAGGGATTCAGCGTGGCCCTGCTGGACGGGGCACCGGTGGCGGGCATCGGGGCACTGGCCCGCACCCTTCAGGTGGCCGTGGCCTGGACCCCGTACTTCGCCATCGCCGACGCGGACGTGGCGGCCGGCCGTATCCGCGAGCGCAGCGGCACCGTCGCGGTGGGCCCGCTCGCCTTCACCCTGGGGCGGGGCGCGCTCGCCGCCGACCGGGACGGCGCGGTCTTCGGCATCTGGGAGGGCGCGCTGATCCCCGACTGGCAGTCCGGCCACCGCGACGCGCCCGCGTGGCTGCTGCTGCGCACCCGCAACGCCTTCGACGCGGCGATCTTCTACGGCGAGGTGCTGGACTGGGCGACCGAGCGCCCCGGCGCCTGCGATGTGAGTTACGAGAACGACGAGGTCGTCCTGATCAGCCAGGGCCATGTGCTCGCCCGGCTCAGCTCCGGCGCGCGCGGCGCGGCGCCCGACCCGGTGCACCGGCCCCGCTGGGACGTGCACTTCCCCGTGGCCGACGTGGACCGCACCGTCCGCGCGGCCGAGGACCACGGCGGCACCCTGCTGGGGCGGCACACGACGGCCGACGGCCGGGACGAAGCGTCCGTCAGCGACCCCGACGGCGCGCTCTTCACTCTGATCAGCCGCTGA
- a CDS encoding DUF6158 family protein — MTEPENQHRGVEAARLGEHDLIKELENIHRSRHDTLLHGSPAALAAHTTRMAELEEEYLRRHPERPVSAGRTREGARARAPQE; from the coding sequence ATGACGGAGCCCGAGAACCAGCACAGGGGCGTCGAGGCCGCCCGCCTCGGCGAACACGACCTGATCAAGGAGCTGGAGAACATCCACCGCAGTCGGCACGACACCCTGCTGCACGGCTCCCCCGCCGCCCTCGCCGCGCACACCACCCGGATGGCCGAGCTGGAGGAGGAGTATTTGCGCCGCCATCCGGAACGCCCCGTGTCGGCGGGGCGGACCCGGGAGGGCGCCCGCGCGCGGGCCCCTCAGGAGTAA
- a CDS encoding SigB/SigF/SigG family RNA polymerase sigma factor, whose protein sequence is MRTPTSTAHTADRVRSPARGARHPHDDAPDTAAAFARLARLPDGPEREALRQELVNAWLPMSERLARRFRDRGESLEDLRQVAALGLVKAVDRYDPARGCAFASFAVPTITGEVKRHFRDHMWTLHVPRRVQDQRNRVRAAQQELAQTVTGRAPTEAEIAERAGLTPAQTREGLAAIGSYRTLSLDAEAPGDGDGCTMADALGGPDPALDVVIDREAVRPRLRELPERERRILYMRFFRGMTQSRIAEDLGISQMHVSRLISHSCDRLRQEIMRDAV, encoded by the coding sequence ATGCGCACACCGACAAGCACCGCACACACCGCCGACCGCGTCCGGAGCCCGGCGCGCGGCGCGCGGCATCCCCACGACGACGCACCCGACACCGCCGCCGCCTTCGCCCGGCTGGCCCGGCTCCCCGACGGACCCGAGCGCGAGGCGCTGCGCCAAGAGCTGGTGAACGCCTGGCTGCCCATGTCCGAGCGGCTGGCCCGCCGTTTCCGGGACCGGGGCGAGAGTCTGGAGGATCTGCGGCAGGTGGCCGCGCTCGGGCTGGTCAAGGCGGTCGACCGCTATGACCCGGCGCGTGGCTGCGCCTTCGCCAGCTTCGCCGTGCCCACCATCACCGGCGAGGTCAAACGCCACTTCCGCGACCACATGTGGACCCTGCATGTACCCCGGCGCGTGCAGGACCAGCGCAACCGGGTGCGCGCCGCCCAACAGGAACTGGCGCAGACGGTGACGGGCCGGGCACCCACCGAGGCGGAGATCGCCGAACGGGCCGGGCTGACCCCCGCCCAGACCCGGGAGGGCCTGGCCGCGATCGGCTCGTACCGCACCCTCTCCCTGGACGCCGAGGCACCCGGCGACGGCGACGGGTGCACCATGGCGGACGCGCTGGGCGGGCCCGATCCCGCGCTGGACGTCGTCATCGACCGGGAGGCCGTCCGGCCCCGGCTGCGTGAACTCCCCGAACGGGAGCGCAGGATTCTGTACATGCGGTTCTTCCGCGGGATGACGCAGAGCCGGATAGCCGAGGACCTGGGCATCTCGCAGATGCATGTCTCCCGGCTGATCAGCCACTCCTGCGACCGGCTCCGCCAGGAGATCATGCGGGACGCCGTCTGA